In Methanosphaera sp. ISO3-F5, a genomic segment contains:
- a CDS encoding methionine adenosyltransferase: MRNIKIEKAIQRPVELNEIEIVERKGIGHPDSISDGIAEAVSRVLSQTYKEKVGHVLHHNTDEVQITAGESDPKFGGGQIIKPIEILLTGRAANQFTLPNGETHKVGVDTIAIEAAKEFLQDTIINLDVEYGTVVECKIGEGSADLRDVFQRPNEIPSSNDTSFGVGFAPFSETENLVLKTEELLNSKSFKKQHPFVGEDIKVMGLRERDDITLTIAAAFVSKYVDDRDAYLSGKEELIDIVKDLAAKTTDLNVETLINTADDETKKDESGYYLTVTGTSAEMGDDGSVGRGNRANGLITPNRPMSMEATSGKNPINHVGKIYNLLSNEITREVVSDVEGVKNIDMIILSQIGKPIDQPRTATAHITTEEGYSIDDVEEDVTKIIDKWLGNITDIKDFMLEGKLRTF; the protein is encoded by the coding sequence ATGAGAAATATAAAAATCGAAAAAGCAATACAAAGACCAGTAGAACTAAACGAAATAGAAATAGTAGAAAGAAAAGGAATAGGTCACCCAGACAGTATAAGTGACGGAATAGCAGAAGCAGTAAGCAGAGTACTATCTCAAACATACAAAGAAAAAGTAGGACACGTACTACACCACAACACAGACGAAGTACAAATCACAGCAGGAGAATCCGACCCAAAATTCGGTGGCGGACAAATCATAAAACCAATAGAAATACTACTAACAGGAAGAGCAGCAAACCAATTCACACTACCAAACGGAGAAACACACAAAGTAGGAGTAGACACAATAGCAATAGAAGCAGCAAAAGAATTCCTACAAGACACAATCATAAACCTAGACGTAGAATACGGAACAGTAGTAGAATGTAAAATAGGAGAAGGAAGCGCAGACCTAAGAGATGTATTCCAAAGACCAAACGAAATACCATCATCCAACGACACATCATTCGGAGTAGGATTCGCACCATTCAGCGAAACAGAAAACCTAGTACTCAAAACAGAAGAACTACTAAACAGCAAATCATTCAAAAAACAACACCCATTCGTAGGAGAAGACATAAAAGTAATGGGACTAAGAGAAAGAGACGACATCACACTCACAATCGCAGCAGCATTCGTATCCAAATACGTAGATGACAGAGACGCATACCTCAGCGGAAAAGAAGAACTCATCGACATAGTAAAAGACCTAGCAGCAAAAACCACAGACCTCAACGTAGAAACACTCATAAACACAGCAGATGACGAAACCAAAAAAGACGAATCAGGATACTACCTAACAGTAACAGGAACAAGCGCAGAAATGGGAGACGACGGATCAGTAGGAAGAGGAAACAGAGCAAACGGACTCATCACACCAAACAGGCCAATGAGTATGGAAGCAACCAGTGGAAAAAACCCAATCAACCACGTGGGAAAAATATACAACCTCCTATCCAATGAAATCACAAGAGAAGTAGTAAGTGACGTGGAAGGTGTAAAAAACATCGACATGATAATACTCAGCCAAATCGGAAAACCAATCGACCAGCCAAGAACAGCAACAGCACACATCACAACAGAAGAAGGATACAGCATAGACGATGTGGAAGAAGATGTAACAAAAATCATTGACAAATGGTTGGGAAACATCACAGACATCAAAGACTTCATGCTCGAAGGAAAACTCAGAACATTCTAA
- a CDS encoding DUF192 domain-containing protein, with product MYIIKIYNNKNEQKSKIGNISCADTFTKRLLGLMGKNKFNGLIFKQKHQSKYYNSIHTSFMKVPIDILYINNQMKIHELTTLKPWQLYIPKKGNIKHIIELPEKSINKHNIKINDKVVITHERQKN from the coding sequence ATGTATATAATTAAAATATATAACAATAAAAATGAACAAAAATCAAAGATTGGAAACATTTCTTGTGCAGATACCTTCACCAAAAGATTACTAGGATTAATGGGAAAAAACAAATTTAATGGATTAATATTCAAACAAAAACATCAATCAAAGTATTACAACAGCATCCATACAAGTTTTATGAAAGTTCCAATAGATATACTATATATAAACAATCAAATGAAAATACATGAACTAACAACATTAAAACCCTGGCAATTATATATACCCAAAAAAGGAAATATAAAACACATTATTGAATTACCTGAAAAAAGTATTAACAAACATAACATAAAAATTAATGACAAGGTAGTGATAACCCATGAAAGACAGAAAAATTGA
- a CDS encoding metallophosphoesterase, with protein MKDRKIDKPKGMIQTAMNKTRKKLHKGNFKKKLFKIVPLTITSDKLDPIFNDYKIVHITDIHIGQWITKEKLDGVVKLINDLKPDTIVITGDYVSYKAEEYIQDLEECLKKLEAKDDIISVLGNHDYWTNPEAIKQMLKDSNIINLENEIHIIERNNKKLQIAGIDCVTVGKDNIGKIEEKLDYDSPAIMLVHEPDFADTTCKLEPFILQLSGHSHGGQFSIPYIRTPVRGKNFIKYPKGSYEVDDMIQYTNSGIGTNMFWFRINCPPEITEIKLKVE; from the coding sequence ATGAAAGACAGAAAAATTGATAAACCAAAAGGAATGATACAAACTGCCATGAACAAAACCAGAAAAAAATTACATAAAGGTAATTTCAAAAAAAAATTATTCAAAATAGTACCACTCACAATAACAAGCGACAAACTAGACCCAATATTCAACGATTATAAAATAGTACACATAACAGACATCCACATCGGCCAATGGATTACAAAAGAAAAACTTGACGGCGTAGTAAAACTAATTAACGACCTAAAACCAGACACAATAGTAATAACCGGAGACTACGTATCATACAAAGCAGAAGAATACATACAAGACCTAGAAGAATGTCTTAAAAAATTAGAAGCAAAAGACGATATCATATCAGTACTGGGAAACCATGACTACTGGACAAACCCCGAAGCCATCAAACAAATGCTAAAAGACAGCAACATAATCAACTTAGAAAATGAGATACATATCATTGAACGAAACAACAAAAAACTACAAATTGCCGGAATAGACTGTGTAACAGTAGGAAAAGATAACATAGGCAAAATAGAAGAAAAACTTGACTATGACTCCCCAGCAATCATGCTAGTACATGAACCAGACTTTGCAGACACAACATGCAAACTAGAACCATTCATACTCCAACTGTCAGGACATAGCCATGGAGGCCAGTTCTCAATTCCATACATAAGAACACCCGTCAGAGGAAAAAACTTTATAAAATATCCTAAGGGAAGTTATGAAGTTGATGACATGATCCAATACACAAATAGTGGAATAGGTACAAACATGTTCTGGTTTAGAATAAACTGTCCCCCAGAAATAACCGAAATAAAACTAAAGGTAGAATAA
- a CDS encoding flavoprotein encodes MKILWAITGAGHLLKESIHVIDELSQKHEITIALSNAGLEVVKKYGYMTKLEEIRDKKPENMIVCDEDEKYSYPLSGKITHEKYDLIIVSPTTANTTAKIVHAIADTLVTNIVAQSGKGRIPLLIVPVDQKEGIITTKIPPYIKKDACQKCEECKPGNICPKKAINPPNINTIQCINCMKCRNKCPHNALITDKEIELYIRKIDAENTAKLEEIENIKTIFHPEDILEEDVLN; translated from the coding sequence ATGAAGATACTGTGGGCAATAACAGGTGCCGGACACTTACTAAAAGAAAGTATACATGTAATAGACGAACTATCACAAAAACATGAAATAACAATAGCCCTATCAAATGCAGGATTAGAAGTAGTTAAAAAATATGGTTACATGACCAAACTTGAAGAAATCAGGGACAAAAAACCAGAAAACATGATAGTATGTGATGAGGATGAAAAATATTCATACCCGCTGAGTGGAAAAATTACCCATGAAAAATATGACCTAATCATTGTAAGCCCCACAACAGCAAACACAACAGCAAAAATAGTTCATGCAATAGCAGACACACTTGTAACAAATATAGTTGCACAATCAGGAAAAGGCAGAATACCACTACTAATCGTACCCGTAGACCAAAAAGAAGGAATCATCACAACAAAGATACCACCATACATTAAAAAAGATGCATGCCAAAAATGTGAAGAATGCAAACCCGGAAACATATGCCCCAAAAAAGCAATCAACCCCCCAAACATAAACACCATACAATGCATAAACTGTATGAAATGCAGAAATAAATGTCCACATAATGCCCTAATAACAGACAAAGAAATAGAATTATATATCAGAAAAATTGATGCAGAAAACACTGCCAAACTTGAAGAAATCGAAAATATAAAAACAATATTCCATCCAGAAGATATATTAGAGGAAGATGTGTTGAACTAA
- a CDS encoding phage holin family protein, with product MYDFFRENFTRIIKTLIFLFLEVLIFFIITQTIGGINLPDFTTALIVISLLSIINAVLWPVLSYISLKFIVFTLGFGTFLLDGIILYVISIIFPAFSIEGISLFSIPLLLGLINSIISLIMDIDEDSTYYRYVLRRQIQPNKNIDKEGFIFLEIDGLAYDVLIEALNNGSMPYLKRFLDDGSHKLTKWQTDLSSQTSSSQAGILHGNNSNIPAFRWVEKENDNKIVSSNTLSDAISIERRISDGDGLLSNVGASRSNLFSGDAEDCLLTYSKLTKLSDFYTKTWYYLYSSPYIITRILVLFMADMFLELLSRVEHTVRDIRPRIKRGFYYFVSRSGANIVMREATTYTLIGDVYAGRFNTMYATYMGYDEIAHHSGIRDKDSFHALRQVDTQIKRVHRAVLDSKRKYNIIVLSDHGQSNGPTFKQKYGVSLNDLVSSYLPDNITIHSILYSNQDHFGENFTIRPIARENREKLQEKISHAREIFGNAKENASNKKIVKEIKEKRDYIKEKDPILDRLQKLSDKYDIGVDLVSEELVKDETPQTIVLASGNLGLIYFTDWPGRLTYEQMEDAFPGLINGLANHEGIGFVMVKSEILGTMVLSDNDVYYLDDDKIVGSNFLEKYGEHVVDHLKRTDNFDHVPDILVNSEYDSSNGEVYAFEELIGSHGGIGGTQQEPFILYPSWWVLDEEIVGAENVHKFFKKELLKCWDDD from the coding sequence ATGTATGATTTTTTTAGAGAGAATTTTACCAGAATAATTAAAACATTAATATTCCTATTTTTAGAAGTGCTAATATTCTTTATAATAACCCAAACTATTGGCGGAATAAACTTACCTGATTTTACAACAGCATTAATAGTGATTTCATTATTATCAATAATAAATGCTGTATTATGGCCAGTATTGTCATATATTTCGTTAAAGTTTATAGTTTTCACTTTAGGTTTTGGAACTTTCCTACTGGATGGAATTATACTTTATGTGATAAGTATAATATTTCCTGCCTTTTCAATTGAAGGAATTTCACTATTTTCAATACCATTATTGTTAGGCCTTATAAACTCTATAATTTCCTTAATAATGGATATTGATGAGGACTCTACATATTACAGGTATGTGTTACGAAGACAAATTCAGCCAAATAAAAATATTGACAAGGAAGGTTTCATATTCCTGGAAATTGATGGATTGGCATATGATGTATTGATTGAAGCATTAAATAATGGTAGTATGCCTTACTTGAAAAGATTTCTTGATGATGGTAGTCATAAGCTTACAAAATGGCAAACTGATCTTTCAAGTCAGACAAGTTCTTCACAGGCAGGAATATTGCATGGAAATAATTCTAACATACCTGCTTTTCGTTGGGTTGAAAAAGAAAATGATAACAAGATAGTTTCTTCAAATACTTTGTCTGATGCAATCAGTATTGAAAGAAGAATATCTGATGGTGATGGTTTATTGTCAAACGTGGGGGCTAGTCGAAGTAACCTGTTTTCGGGTGATGCTGAGGACTGTCTGTTAACCTATAGTAAATTAACCAAGCTATCTGATTTTTATACTAAAACATGGTATTACCTGTATTCTTCACCTTATATTATTACAAGGATACTGGTATTGTTTATGGCGGATATGTTTCTTGAATTGTTATCACGAGTAGAACATACTGTTAGGGATATTCGGCCTAGGATTAAGAGAGGATTCTATTATTTTGTTTCAAGAAGTGGTGCAAATATTGTTATGAGGGAGGCTACAACATACACTCTGATAGGTGATGTGTATGCTGGCCGGTTTAATACTATGTATGCTACTTATATGGGTTATGATGAAATTGCTCATCATTCAGGAATTAGGGATAAGGATTCTTTTCATGCTCTAAGACAGGTTGATACTCAGATTAAACGTGTACATAGGGCTGTGCTTGATTCAAAGCGTAAATATAATATTATTGTTTTATCTGATCATGGACAATCTAATGGACCTACATTTAAACAAAAGTATGGTGTATCACTAAATGATCTTGTAAGTTCTTATTTGCCTGATAATATTACAATTCACAGTATTCTTTATTCAAACCAGGATCACTTCGGAGAAAACTTCACTATACGTCCTATTGCAAGAGAAAATAGGGAAAAGTTACAAGAAAAGATTAGTCATGCTAGGGAGATATTTGGCAATGCAAAGGAGAATGCATCTAATAAGAAAATTGTTAAGGAAATAAAAGAAAAAAGGGATTATATTAAAGAAAAGGATCCTATTCTTGACAGATTACAGAAATTATCTGATAAGTATGATATAGGCGTAGACCTTGTGAGTGAAGAGTTGGTGAAGGATGAAACTCCTCAGACAATAGTATTGGCATCAGGTAATCTTGGCCTCATATACTTTACTGACTGGCCTGGTAGGTTAACCTATGAACAGATGGAGGATGCTTTTCCGGGATTAATAAATGGTCTTGCTAATCATGAGGGTATAGGATTTGTAATGGTAAAATCGGAGATACTTGGTACTATGGTCCTATCAGATAATGATGTGTATTATTTGGATGATGATAAAATTGTTGGAAGTAATTTTCTGGAAAAGTATGGTGAACATGTAGTGGATCATCTTAAAAGAACAGATAATTTTGACCATGTTCCGGATATATTGGTTAATAGTGAATATGATTCATCTAATGGTGAAGTATACGCTTTTGAGGAGCTTATTGGTAGTCATGGAGGTATTGGTGGAACTCAACAGGAACCATTTATTCTTTATCCATCATGGTGGGTGTTGGATGAGGAGATTGTTGGTGCAGAAAATGTGCATAAATTCTTTAAAAAAGAGTTATTGAAATGTTGGGATGATGATTAG
- the glyA gene encoding serine hydroxymethyltransferase, translated as MSNLEQAQKIKELTKTHHKWMKNSLNLIASENITSRAVREAIASDLSHRYAEGLPGERLYEGCDYIDEIEQITIDLSKKLFGCDHANVQPTSGVVANLACFFAIAKPGDTLMSINVPEGGHISHAGVSAAGIRGLKTSSVPMDTELMNVDMDKLAAKIRDKEPKGIVLGGSLFLFPQPVKEAVEVAQEVGARVIYDGAHVLGLIAGKQFQDPVADGADMVTGSTHKTFPGPQGGIILCKEDLHKKIDNCVFPGVVSNHHLHHMAGLGIATAEMLEFGQDYAKQTISNAKALAQSLYELGFNVLCEDQGFTESHQVAMDVANLGDVSKMAKTLQYNNIILNKNLLPWDDVNNSDNPSGIRMGTQELTHRGLKEDDMKQVAEFIKQVVMDEKDVTEDVTEFMSNFTTVHYAFDEGCEGYDYIEF; from the coding sequence AACATTACTAGTAGAGCTGTAAGAGAAGCAATAGCATCTGACCTTTCACACAGATATGCAGAAGGATTACCAGGCGAAAGATTATACGAAGGATGCGACTACATAGACGAAATCGAACAAATAACAATCGATTTATCAAAAAAATTGTTCGGATGTGACCATGCAAACGTACAACCAACAAGTGGAGTAGTAGCAAACCTAGCATGTTTCTTCGCAATCGCAAAACCAGGCGACACATTAATGAGTATTAACGTACCTGAAGGAGGACACATAAGTCATGCAGGCGTAAGTGCAGCAGGTATAAGAGGACTTAAAACCTCATCAGTACCAATGGATACAGAATTAATGAACGTAGACATGGATAAATTAGCAGCAAAAATCAGAGACAAAGAACCAAAAGGAATAGTTCTTGGTGGTAGTTTATTCTTATTCCCACAACCAGTTAAAGAAGCAGTTGAAGTAGCTCAAGAAGTAGGAGCAAGAGTTATCTATGACGGAGCTCACGTATTAGGTTTAATTGCAGGTAAACAATTCCAAGACCCAGTAGCAGATGGAGCAGACATGGTAACAGGAAGTACACATAAAACATTCCCTGGACCACAGGGAGGAATCATCCTCTGTAAAGAAGATTTACATAAAAAAATAGATAACTGTGTATTCCCTGGAGTAGTAAGTAACCACCACTTACACCACATGGCAGGACTAGGTATTGCTACAGCAGAAATGTTAGAATTTGGTCAAGACTATGCTAAACAAACAATAAGCAACGCTAAAGCACTAGCTCAAAGCTTATACGAATTAGGATTCAATGTATTATGTGAAGATCAAGGATTCACAGAATCACACCAAGTAGCAATGGATGTAGCAAACCTTGGTGATGTATCTAAAATGGCAAAAACATTACAATACAACAACATAATCCTAAACAAAAACTTACTCCCATGGGATGACGTAAATAACAGTGATAACCCATCAGGTATCAGAATGGGAACACAAGAATTAACACACCGTGGACTTAAAGAAGATGACATGAAACAAGTAGCAGAATTCATCAAACAAGTAGTGATGGATGAAAAAGATGTTACAGAAGATGTCACAGAATTTATGAGCAACTTCACAACAGTACACTACGCATTCGATGAAGGTTGTGAAGGATACGATTACATTGAATTTTAA